One Acinetobacter pullicarnis genomic region harbors:
- a CDS encoding YnfA family protein, translating to MDIQVTKVLTTFCLFLLTALAEILGCYFPYLILNQGRSHWLWVPTALSLAVFVWLLTLHPAASGRIYAAYGGVYVLSALLWLRFVDQVSLSRWDLVGGMVVLIGATIIILQPQGLLR from the coding sequence ATGGATATTCAAGTCACCAAAGTGCTGACCACCTTTTGTTTATTTTTATTGACTGCGCTGGCTGAGATTCTAGGTTGTTATTTCCCTTATTTGATTTTAAATCAAGGGCGCTCGCATTGGCTGTGGGTGCCAACAGCCTTGAGTCTGGCTGTATTTGTATGGTTGTTGACTTTGCATCCTGCCGCTTCTGGGCGTATTTATGCGGCTTATGGTGGGGTCTATGTACTTTCAGCCTTACTGTGGTTGCGTTTTGTCGATCAAGTGAGTTTGAGTCGTTGGGATTTGGTTGGTGGTATGGTTGTATTAATAGGTGCAACCATTATTATTTTACAGCCACAGGGTTTGCTACGTTAG
- the argF gene encoding ornithine carbamoyltransferase — MTLRHFLTLSDLSTAELNQIIDRAIQLKRMQHQNEVYQPFVGKVMGMIFEKSSTRTRVSFEAGMSQFGGSAIFLSSRDTQLGRGEPIEDSARVISSMLDIVMIRTFGHDIVERFAKYSTVPVINALTDDHHPCQLLADVQTFVEHRGSIKGKTVAWIGDGNNMCNSYIEAAKMWGFKLKVAAPVGYTPKAEFLNDCVELVDSAEAAAQNADLIVTDVWASMGQEEEQKIREKAFAAYQVNEKLMDIANPDCLFMHCLPAHRGEEISETMLDHKNAVAWDEAENRLHAQKALVEFLINENLKPA, encoded by the coding sequence ATGACTTTACGACACTTTCTTACTTTAAGCGATTTAAGCACTGCGGAACTAAATCAAATTATTGATCGTGCAATACAACTTAAGCGCATGCAACACCAGAATGAAGTCTATCAACCCTTTGTTGGTAAAGTCATGGGAATGATCTTCGAAAAATCCAGTACGCGTACTCGCGTCTCCTTCGAAGCAGGCATGAGCCAATTTGGTGGTAGCGCTATTTTTCTTTCATCACGCGATACTCAGTTGGGCCGCGGTGAACCGATTGAAGATTCTGCACGTGTTATCTCAAGCATGCTTGATATTGTCATGATCCGTACCTTTGGCCATGACATTGTTGAACGCTTTGCCAAATACTCTACAGTTCCTGTGATTAATGCACTCACTGATGATCATCATCCCTGCCAACTTCTCGCGGATGTGCAAACTTTTGTTGAACACCGTGGTTCAATTAAAGGCAAAACGGTAGCTTGGATTGGTGATGGCAACAATATGTGTAACTCATATATTGAAGCGGCAAAAATGTGGGGCTTTAAACTTAAAGTTGCGGCACCTGTTGGATATACCCCTAAAGCCGAATTTCTAAATGACTGTGTTGAATTGGTTGATTCTGCTGAGGCTGCCGCACAAAATGCCGACCTCATTGTGACTGATGTTTGGGCGAGCATGGGACAAGAAGAGGAACAAAAGATTCGTGAAAAAGCTTTTGCGGCTTATCAAGTGAATGAAAAATTGATGGATATTGCAAATCCAGACTGTTTATTTATGCATTGCCTACCTGCGCATCGTGGTGAAGAAATTTCAGAAACCATGTTAGATCATAAAAATGCAGTGGCGTGGGATGAAGCAGAAAATCGTTTACATGCTCAAAAAGCATTGGTTGAGTTCTTAATCAATGAAAATTTAAAGCCCGCCTAA
- a CDS encoding TetR/AcrR family transcriptional regulator, which produces MNKHFAQMEITSCDYPPTRRGHQRRLALLLSANELFLERGYDAVSLDDIVHHAGGSKTSIYKYFGNKEGLFRAICDYRRAVFFKDICPAFEQSKDDLRAYLIRNLNNFYRNLVANENAAFFRMIVEHTKTAPEFALYIHEQGPKVIQTVIAKALENAHNQNVLYCPKPMFSAQLYLGIIRHLEWKTLMGINIEIESSEVEAYFEYSIDRFLDGHQIA; this is translated from the coding sequence ATGAATAAACATTTCGCACAAATGGAAATCACGAGTTGCGACTACCCACCAACTCGTCGTGGTCATCAACGTCGCCTCGCTTTACTTCTTAGTGCAAATGAGCTTTTTTTAGAACGTGGCTATGATGCGGTCTCTTTAGACGATATCGTTCATCATGCTGGCGGCTCCAAAACCTCAATTTATAAATACTTTGGCAATAAAGAAGGTCTGTTTAGAGCCATATGTGATTATAGACGTGCTGTTTTCTTCAAAGATATTTGTCCCGCCTTCGAACAAAGCAAAGATGATCTACGTGCCTATCTGATTCGCAACCTTAATAATTTTTATCGCAATCTGGTCGCCAATGAAAATGCTGCTTTTTTTCGAATGATCGTCGAACATACGAAGACTGCACCAGAATTTGCTTTATATATCCACGAACAAGGCCCCAAAGTGATACAAACGGTCATCGCCAAAGCCCTCGAAAATGCACATAATCAAAATGTTCTTTATTGCCCTAAACCGATGTTTTCTGCACAACTCTACCTGGGTATTATTCGACACTTAGAGTGGAAAACACTGATGGGAATTAATATCGAAATTGAAAGTTCTGAAGTTGAAGCCTACTTCGAATACAGCATTGATCGTTTTTTAGATGGTCATCAAATAGCTTAA
- a CDS encoding aminotransferase — protein MYLKRAFQAIIFSQCLITSSSFATTGGGQNIELLGFDKKEKKLFLLRHFEDGRGRLPQLYYYKFDNTSKAPPLIEVKSLYINPKTHKIDYDQDSKRFDQEMDKIINRLTPLIKVENGQPQLHILRQRTQEVPSWHEENETLTEYNFTYQVESNGLSSIPQQATAYLPELNIAQQYRIPTQNKMIVTIEYFGVPIETGYNLEDPVLLTPIKQMR, from the coding sequence ATGTATCTAAAACGTGCATTTCAAGCCATCATTTTTAGTCAATGCTTAATTACCAGCAGCAGCTTTGCAACCACAGGTGGCGGACAAAATATTGAATTACTTGGCTTTGATAAAAAAGAGAAGAAACTTTTCTTATTAAGACACTTTGAAGATGGGCGTGGTCGACTGCCACAGCTATATTATTATAAATTCGACAATACCAGCAAAGCACCCCCACTAATTGAAGTTAAATCCTTATATATCAATCCAAAAACCCATAAAATCGACTACGACCAAGACTCCAAACGCTTTGATCAAGAAATGGATAAGATCATAAATCGCTTAACCCCACTGATTAAAGTTGAGAATGGGCAACCTCAACTCCACATCCTCAGGCAACGCACTCAAGAAGTCCCTTCTTGGCACGAGGAAAATGAAACCCTGACTGAATATAATTTTACCTATCAAGTTGAAAGCAATGGACTCAGCAGCATCCCACAACAAGCAACGGCCTATCTTCCTGAGCTAAATATTGCACAGCAATATAGAATCCCTACGCAGAACAAAATGATTGTTACCATTGAGTATTTTGGTGTGCCCATAGAAACTGGTTATAACCTAGAAGATCCCGTGTTATTAACCCCCATAAAACAAATGCGTTAA
- the glnG gene encoding nitrogen regulation protein NR(I), producing the protein MSQNKIWVIDDDRAMRWVLEKTFKEEGFDVTSFEDAQSALDQLSPNTPDVILTDIRMPGIDGLTFLGKVKNSYPDLPVIIMTAHSDLESAVSSYQTGAFEYLPKPFDIDEALALVNRAIMHINKLQQQESAKVTPIQSTEIIGESPAMQEVFRAIGRLSQSHITVLINGESGTGKELVAQALHRHSPRSSKPFIALNMAAIPKDLIETELFGHEKGAFTGANAQRHGRFEQANGGTLFLDEIGDMPFETQTRLLRVLADGEFYRVGGHIPVRVDVRIVAATHQDLEKLVQDGRFREDLYHRLNVIRIHIPKLAHRAEDIPMLAQHFLARAGKELGVSPKILRTETQQYMQQLPWQGNVRQLENTCRWLTVMITSREVYPEDLPAELKQIPIQKTAEHAAATEQVAPQQQWDELLSQWAVQKLKSGEMKILDIATPLFERTLIIAALQQTRGRKRHAAELLGWGRNTLTRKLKDLGMDTTDDEDEEEVKPSLVE; encoded by the coding sequence ATGTCGCAAAATAAAATTTGGGTCATTGATGATGATCGCGCAATGCGCTGGGTTTTAGAAAAAACATTTAAAGAAGAAGGGTTTGACGTCACTAGTTTTGAGGATGCCCAATCCGCGCTCGACCAACTCAGCCCCAATACACCTGATGTGATTCTCACCGACATTCGGATGCCAGGCATCGATGGACTGACCTTTTTAGGCAAAGTGAAAAATAGCTACCCTGATTTGCCTGTAATTATCATGACCGCACATTCAGATCTTGAGTCTGCAGTTTCAAGTTATCAGACCGGTGCCTTTGAATATTTGCCGAAACCCTTTGATATTGATGAAGCTCTGGCCTTGGTTAATCGCGCTATCATGCACATTAACAAACTTCAACAACAAGAGTCAGCCAAAGTTACACCAATCCAATCAACTGAAATTATTGGTGAATCCCCTGCAATGCAGGAAGTATTCCGTGCGATTGGTCGCCTATCGCAATCGCATATTACGGTACTCATTAATGGTGAGTCAGGTACGGGTAAAGAGCTTGTCGCTCAAGCCCTACATCGTCACTCGCCACGTAGCAGCAAGCCATTTATTGCATTAAATATGGCCGCCATTCCCAAAGATCTGATTGAAACTGAATTATTTGGCCATGAAAAAGGGGCATTCACGGGTGCCAACGCGCAACGTCATGGTCGTTTTGAACAAGCCAACGGTGGCACATTATTTTTAGATGAAATCGGTGATATGCCTTTTGAAACCCAAACACGCTTATTACGTGTCTTGGCTGATGGGGAATTTTATCGCGTTGGTGGGCATATCCCTGTACGTGTTGATGTACGAATTGTGGCTGCAACCCATCAAGACCTAGAGAAACTGGTTCAAGATGGTCGTTTCCGCGAAGACTTATACCATCGTTTGAATGTAATCCGTATTCATATTCCAAAACTTGCGCATCGTGCTGAAGACATTCCAATGTTGGCACAACACTTTTTGGCACGTGCAGGTAAAGAACTCGGAGTGAGCCCTAAAATCCTACGCACAGAAACCCAACAATATATGCAACAATTGCCTTGGCAAGGCAATGTACGTCAACTTGAAAACACCTGCCGCTGGCTGACGGTGATGATCACCAGTCGAGAGGTCTATCCAGAAGACTTACCTGCAGAGCTCAAGCAAATTCCGATTCAAAAAACTGCGGAGCATGCTGCAGCGACTGAACAGGTTGCCCCACAACAGCAGTGGGATGAACTGCTCTCACAATGGGCTGTGCAAAAACTAAAAAGTGGCGAAATGAAAATTTTAGATATCGCCACCCCATTATTCGAACGCACACTCATTATTGCCGCGCTACAACAAACTCGTGGGCGCAAACGCCATGCTGCCGAGCTTCTAGGTTGGGGACGCAATACATTAACCCGTAAACTCAAAGACCTTGGCATGGATACCACCGATGATGAAGATGAGGAAGAAGTTAAACCATCCTTGGTCGAATAG
- the glnL gene encoding nitrogen regulation protein NR(II), whose translation MDHYPTIDYRLLVDNLTTAIVLVDRDLNIFYLNSACEALFDMSLLRASGQSVLNTLHAPNDSFNTHEALLNSLDKGQAYTRREATIIVNFKDIHVDYSVSQLNAGKSHHPLLLIELNPIDRMLKIAKEDNLIQQHQVTRQLIRGVAHEIKNPLGGIRGATQLLARSLNDPKYTEFTDVIISEVDRLRTLADTMLGSRQLPSYALVNIHEPLERVRALIVNQTKKKVSISRDYDLSLPEISADRDQLIQVMLNISVNAIQAMTENKEFFQTQQPALILRTRIQRLVTINGVLHKSTIRIDIEDNGPGIPEELLEAVFYPLVSGRAKGTGLGLSIAQNIMHQHSGMIACQSISGKTIFSLYLPWESNHVAK comes from the coding sequence ATGGATCACTACCCAACAATCGACTACCGCCTTTTGGTAGATAACCTGACCACCGCAATTGTTTTGGTCGATCGTGATCTGAACATTTTCTATCTCAACTCCGCTTGCGAAGCACTATTTGACATGAGTTTGTTACGTGCATCAGGTCAATCTGTCCTCAACACCTTACATGCACCCAATGACAGCTTTAATACACATGAAGCATTATTAAACAGCCTAGATAAAGGTCAGGCTTATACCCGCCGAGAAGCCACAATCATTGTCAATTTCAAAGACATCCATGTCGACTACTCAGTATCACAACTCAATGCAGGTAAATCGCATCATCCACTCCTATTAATCGAACTCAACCCGATTGATCGAATGCTAAAAATAGCCAAAGAAGACAATCTCATTCAACAACATCAGGTAACGCGGCAATTGATTCGTGGTGTTGCGCATGAAATTAAAAACCCGTTAGGCGGTATACGGGGAGCGACGCAATTACTTGCCCGCAGTTTAAATGACCCGAAATATACTGAATTTACAGATGTTATTATTAGCGAGGTTGATCGGCTAAGAACTTTAGCAGACACCATGCTTGGCTCTAGACAACTTCCCAGCTATGCCTTGGTGAATATTCATGAACCGCTAGAGCGCGTACGCGCCTTAATTGTTAATCAAACCAAAAAGAAAGTCAGCATTAGCCGCGATTATGACCTATCACTCCCCGAAATTTCCGCAGACCGAGATCAATTGATTCAAGTCATGCTTAACATTAGTGTCAATGCCATTCAGGCGATGACAGAAAATAAAGAATTCTTCCAAACACAACAACCCGCACTCATTTTAAGAACTCGGATTCAACGCTTAGTCACCATCAATGGTGTATTACATAAATCAACCATTCGAATTGATATTGAGGATAATGGACCTGGCATACCAGAAGAACTTTTAGAAGCCGTGTTTTATCCACTGGTTTCAGGACGCGCCAAAGGAACAGGACTCGGCCTGAGCATCGCACAAAATATTATGCACCAACATAGCGGAATGATTGCCTGCCAATCCATTTCAGGAAAAACAATTTTTAGCCTTTATTTACCTTGGGAGTCGAATCATGTCGCAAAATAA
- the rimO gene encoding 30S ribosomal protein S12 methylthiotransferase RimO — protein sequence MKSPKVGFVSLGCPKALVDSERILTQLKTEGYEVASDYDGADLVVVNTCGFIESAVQESLDAIGEAMSENGRVIVTGCLGKDEDKIRQMHPNVLKVTGAAAYQDVMEAVHEYVPAPAKHNPFVDLVPPQGVRLTPKHYAYLKISEGCNHRCTFCIIPSMRGDLVSRPVGSVLSEAKALKNAGVKEILVISQDTSAYGLDTKYKLDFWEGQPVKTKFFDMCEALGQLGIWVRLHYIYPYPHVDAVIDLMAKGKILPYLDIPFQHASPRILKLMKRPAHSENTLERIHQWREKCPDLVIRSTFVVGFPGETEEDFQMLLDWLVEAKLDRVGCFTYSPVEGATANDLPDHVPEEIKQARYERFMQVQQQISSAKLQQRIGQIMTVLVDGFEDEFPVAVARSYADAPEIDGHVFVEDIDKNQIKAGDLLEVEITDADEYDLFAKLIKVKSA from the coding sequence ATGAAATCACCCAAAGTCGGTTTTGTTTCTTTAGGTTGTCCTAAGGCATTGGTCGATTCTGAACGAATTTTAACTCAGTTAAAAACTGAGGGCTATGAGGTCGCATCAGATTACGATGGTGCGGACTTAGTTGTTGTAAATACATGCGGTTTTATCGAATCTGCAGTTCAAGAATCCCTAGATGCAATTGGCGAAGCCATGAGCGAAAATGGGCGTGTCATTGTGACGGGTTGTCTAGGTAAAGATGAAGATAAAATCCGTCAAATGCATCCCAATGTTTTAAAGGTCACAGGGGCTGCGGCCTATCAAGATGTGATGGAAGCGGTACATGAATATGTACCTGCACCAGCGAAACATAATCCATTTGTTGATTTGGTCCCACCACAAGGGGTTCGTCTGACACCGAAGCATTATGCCTATTTGAAAATATCGGAAGGCTGTAATCACCGTTGTACCTTCTGTATTATTCCAAGCATGCGTGGCGATTTGGTTTCGCGTCCAGTAGGTTCGGTACTGAGCGAAGCGAAAGCGTTAAAAAATGCTGGCGTAAAAGAGATTCTAGTGATTTCTCAAGATACCTCTGCATACGGTCTAGACACCAAATATAAGCTGGATTTCTGGGAAGGACAGCCAGTTAAAACCAAATTCTTCGATATGTGTGAAGCTTTGGGGCAACTCGGGATTTGGGTGCGTTTGCATTATATCTATCCTTATCCACATGTCGATGCAGTGATCGATCTCATGGCAAAGGGCAAGATATTGCCGTACTTGGATATTCCATTTCAGCATGCCAGTCCAAGAATCCTAAAGTTAATGAAACGTCCTGCGCACAGTGAAAACACCCTTGAGCGTATTCACCAATGGCGTGAGAAATGTCCAGATTTAGTGATTCGTTCAACATTTGTGGTTGGTTTTCCTGGTGAAACGGAAGAAGATTTCCAAATGTTGCTCGATTGGTTGGTTGAAGCGAAACTTGATCGTGTTGGTTGCTTCACTTATTCACCGGTAGAAGGTGCAACAGCGAACGATTTGCCAGATCATGTTCCAGAAGAAATCAAGCAAGCACGCTATGAGCGTTTCATGCAGGTACAACAACAAATTTCATCGGCTAAATTGCAGCAACGCATCGGACAAATCATGACGGTATTGGTTGATGGTTTTGAAGATGAGTTTCCAGTAGCCGTGGCGCGCTCATATGCAGATGCGCCAGAAATTGATGGTCATGTTTTTGTTGAAGATATCGATAAAAATCAAATTAAGGCAGGGGATCTACTCGAAGTCGAAATCACCGATGCCGATGAATATGATCTCTTTGCGAAGTTAATTAAAGTTAAGTCAGCATAA
- the pyrH gene encoding UMP kinase produces MSDSKNPRYSRILLKLSGEALAGNKDMGIDAQVLDQMSLSIAHLVGLGVQVGIVVGGGNLYRGSQLQKEGLVGRVTGDQMGMLATVMNGLALRDALVRRNIKTRLMSALPIGTVVESYSSRDAIRHLSQGEVCVFVAGTGNPFFTTDTASCLRGIEIEAKLILKATKVDGVYNKDPSKFDDAVKYDNLTFDQVLDEKLGVMDLTAICLCRDHNVPLQVFDMNKSGALLSVIMGEKEGTHVTN; encoded by the coding sequence ATGTCAGATTCCAAAAATCCACGTTATTCACGGATTTTGCTTAAACTTTCAGGTGAGGCACTCGCTGGAAATAAAGATATGGGGATTGATGCACAAGTGCTCGATCAAATGTCTTTGTCGATTGCTCATTTGGTTGGTTTGGGTGTACAAGTGGGTATCGTTGTTGGTGGCGGTAATTTATATCGCGGCAGCCAATTGCAAAAAGAAGGCTTGGTTGGTCGTGTGACCGGTGATCAAATGGGCATGTTGGCAACTGTAATGAACGGTTTGGCCTTACGTGATGCTTTGGTTCGCCGTAACATTAAAACTCGCTTAATGTCAGCTTTGCCTATTGGTACCGTGGTTGAATCTTACTCAAGCCGCGATGCAATTCGTCACCTGTCTCAAGGTGAAGTCTGTGTATTTGTTGCTGGAACGGGTAATCCATTCTTTACCACAGATACGGCTTCCTGTTTACGTGGTATTGAAATTGAAGCAAAATTGATTTTAAAAGCGACCAAAGTTGATGGCGTTTATAATAAAGATCCAAGCAAATTTGATGATGCAGTTAAATATGACAATTTAACTTTCGACCAAGTGCTTGATGAAAAACTTGGTGTGATGGATTTAACCGCGATTTGTTTGTGTCGTGACCACAATGTGCCATTACAAGTTTTTGATATGAATAAGTCTGGTGCGTTACTTTCAGTCATTATGGGTGAAAAAGAAGGCACACACGTTACAAACTAA
- the frr gene encoding ribosome recycling factor — translation MINDLKKDSEDRMSKTLDSLDQGFAKVRTGRAHPSILNGVMVSYYGSAVPLNQVANVGVEDSRTLLVQPFERTMVSAIDKAIRESDLGLNPISADAIRVPLPALTEETRRDMQKVARTEAENAKVAIRNIRRDVLGDIKSLLKDKEISEDDDRRAADDIQKITDKFVAEVDRRLAAKEAELLKV, via the coding sequence ATGATTAACGATCTTAAGAAAGACAGCGAAGACCGCATGAGTAAAACCCTTGACTCTCTGGATCAAGGCTTTGCAAAAGTGCGCACAGGTCGTGCACACCCTTCAATCTTAAATGGCGTTATGGTTTCTTACTATGGTTCTGCTGTGCCATTGAATCAAGTGGCCAACGTCGGTGTTGAAGATTCTCGTACTTTATTGGTACAGCCTTTTGAGCGCACTATGGTGAGTGCAATTGATAAGGCGATTCGTGAAAGTGATTTGGGCTTAAACCCAATTAGCGCAGACGCAATTCGTGTACCTTTACCAGCATTAACTGAAGAAACTCGTCGTGACATGCAAAAAGTGGCACGTACTGAAGCTGAAAATGCCAAAGTTGCCATCCGTAACATTCGTCGTGATGTATTGGGTGATATTAAATCATTATTGAAAGATAAAGAAATTTCTGAAGATGATGATCGCCGTGCAGCGGATGATATTCAAAAAATTACAGACAAATTTGTGGCTGAAGTAGATAGACGTTTAGCAGCGAAAGAAGCTGAATTATTGAAGGTCTAA
- a CDS encoding phosphatidate cytidylyltransferase, with product MLERIITALVLVAVVLSCMFATTSQYPMLVLMIVAAGAAGYEWFKLMPSESSVANKLKAAGFGVLTAALSALALYFGDLAILLWIASILLWIMSVYWVKSYPEYDGWYNPSLKIVGLVLISAAVTAIFQVWGNSPWWLMYLFLLVWGADSGAYFVGRKLGKRKLAPHVSPNKSIEGLIGGLITVIIVIVVVQYYFLNLSLAHHLLFLLFSIVTVFSSVLGDLFESMIKRRAGIKDSGRILPGHGGVLDRIDSLLAAAPIFAVAMYVLKLIGVDV from the coding sequence ATGTTAGAGCGGATAATCACCGCATTGGTGCTTGTTGCTGTTGTATTGAGCTGTATGTTCGCTACAACCAGTCAATACCCGATGTTAGTTTTAATGATCGTTGCTGCTGGCGCTGCAGGCTATGAGTGGTTCAAACTTATGCCCAGCGAAAGTTCGGTCGCAAATAAACTTAAAGCTGCTGGTTTTGGGGTGTTGACTGCGGCTCTATCAGCATTGGCATTATATTTCGGTGATCTCGCAATATTATTATGGATTGCATCAATACTCTTATGGATCATGAGTGTGTATTGGGTGAAGTCATATCCAGAATATGATGGTTGGTATAATCCAAGTCTAAAAATTGTTGGTTTGGTGCTGATTAGTGCCGCTGTGACTGCAATATTTCAGGTTTGGGGGAACTCTCCTTGGTGGCTCATGTATTTGTTCCTCTTGGTTTGGGGGGCAGACAGTGGTGCGTACTTTGTTGGGCGTAAACTCGGTAAGCGTAAACTAGCGCCACATGTCAGTCCTAATAAATCGATTGAGGGGCTTATTGGGGGGTTGATCACAGTCATCATTGTTATCGTTGTGGTGCAATACTACTTCTTGAATTTGAGTTTGGCGCATCATCTTCTGTTCCTGCTATTTTCAATTGTGACTGTATTTAGTTCAGTGCTAGGTGATCTATTTGAGTCGATGATTAAACGTCGCGCTGGTATTAAAGATTCTGGCAGAATTTTGCCAGGTCACGGCGGAGTACTTGATCGAATTGACTCTTTGCTTGCTGCAGCACCGATTTTTGCGGTTGCTATGTATGTATTAAAACTTATTGGTGTAGATGTCTAG
- the ispC gene encoding 1-deoxy-D-xylulose-5-phosphate reductoisomerase: MSQSICILGVTGSIGQSTLKVLAQHPDKYSVFAVSAHSRIDELIQICHQYHPKVVVVPAAGVERLKQGLAALGLQDIEILTDEAGLVAIAGHADVDVVMAAIVGAAGLLPTLAAVKAGKRVLLANKEALVMSGELMLAAAKRHQALLLPVDSEHNAIFQCLPYNYMDAEKNGQPQQGVSQILLTASGGPFLNHSLEQLQNVTPAQACKHPNWSMGQKISVDSATLMNKGLELIEACHLFSIKEHFVTVVVHPQSIIHSMVQYVDGSTLAQMGNPDMCTPIAHALAWPDRIATDVPRLDVFSQSTLDFQAPDLVRFPALTLARQAMQAGGVTPAILNAANEVAVDAFLKHRIGFLQIAQTVEHTLNQVQNDAAESIEMILHTDQLARQVAGQHIKQLER; the protein is encoded by the coding sequence ATGTCGCAATCTATTTGTATATTAGGCGTTACGGGTTCAATTGGGCAAAGTACGCTGAAAGTTTTGGCACAACACCCTGATAAATACTCAGTATTTGCGGTCAGTGCGCACAGTCGCATAGATGAACTTATCCAAATATGTCATCAATATCATCCCAAGGTCGTTGTTGTTCCTGCCGCTGGTGTCGAAAGATTAAAGCAGGGCTTGGCAGCACTAGGATTGCAGGATATTGAAATCTTAACCGATGAAGCGGGTTTGGTTGCGATTGCTGGTCATGCTGATGTTGATGTCGTCATGGCTGCCATCGTGGGTGCTGCTGGTTTATTGCCAACCTTGGCGGCAGTTAAAGCAGGTAAGCGCGTTTTACTTGCCAATAAAGAAGCGCTGGTCATGTCTGGCGAATTGATGCTTGCTGCGGCAAAGCGACATCAAGCCTTATTATTGCCAGTAGATTCGGAACATAACGCCATTTTTCAATGCCTCCCATATAATTACATGGATGCAGAGAAAAATGGTCAGCCTCAGCAAGGGGTGTCGCAGATTTTATTGACTGCATCTGGCGGTCCATTTTTAAATCACAGTTTAGAACAATTACAAAATGTTACACCAGCGCAAGCATGCAAGCATCCCAATTGGTCAATGGGGCAGAAAATTTCTGTTGATTCAGCAACTTTAATGAATAAAGGCTTGGAATTAATAGAAGCATGTCATCTATTTTCAATTAAAGAACATTTTGTTACAGTGGTGGTTCATCCGCAAAGTATTATTCACTCTATGGTTCAATATGTGGATGGTTCAACATTGGCTCAAATGGGCAATCCAGATATGTGTACGCCGATTGCACATGCACTTGCTTGGCCTGATCGTATAGCAACAGATGTTCCTCGTTTAGATGTGTTTAGCCAATCAACTTTGGATTTTCAAGCACCTGACTTGGTACGTTTCCCTGCACTCACGCTTGCTCGTCAAGCGATGCAAGCCGGTGGGGTAACGCCAGCGATTTTAAATGCAGCGAATGAGGTTGCTGTTGATGCCTTCTTAAAGCATCGCATTGGCTTTTTACAGATTGCACAAACAGTTGAACATACGCTTAATCAGGTTCAGAATGATGCCGCAGAATCCATTGAGATGATTTTGCATACGGATCAACTTGCTCGGCAAGTTGCAGGTCAACATATTAAGCAATTGGAACGCTGA